Proteins from a single region of Halalkalibaculum roseum:
- the lysS gene encoding lysine--tRNA ligase → MSNSELSISEQHEIRLEKLEELQEMGINPYPYDFDVTHSSEEILNNPELIKKDDQDAEDAEQVAVAGRIMTRRIMGKSTFFNLQDSEGTIQVYIRRDDVGTETYNTVFKKLTDIGDIVGIKGHVFITGTGETTVYAKEFALLSKTLRPIPVPKEVETEDGETKVYDAFTDKEQRYRQRYVDLIVNPEVRDVFRQRTQMVQHMRNFMNNKGYMEVETPILQPIYGGASAKPFKTHHNALDMDLYLRIANELYLKRLIVGGYDGVYEFSKDFRNEGLSRFHNPEFTQVELYVAYKDYNWMMDFVEALIENVAKELHGTTKVTVGDHEIDFKRPWPRIPMFEAIEKETGKDLYGKDLDELRSAAEELNIELEEGSGKGKIIDEIFGEFVEPKLIQPTFITDYPIEMSPLAKKHREKEGLVERFECICNGKEIANAFSELNDPVDQKERFQEQARLRSEGDEEAMEIDEDFVRALEYGMPPTAGLGIGIDRLAMIMTDSDSIRDVLFFPQMKPEKE, encoded by the coding sequence ATGAGTAACTCTGAACTCTCCATCAGTGAGCAACATGAAATACGCCTGGAAAAGCTTGAAGAACTCCAGGAAATGGGCATCAATCCTTATCCCTATGATTTTGATGTGACCCATTCCAGCGAGGAAATTCTTAACAATCCGGAGCTGATAAAAAAAGATGACCAAGATGCAGAAGACGCAGAACAGGTTGCCGTAGCCGGTCGCATCATGACACGCCGAATCATGGGTAAGTCTACTTTTTTCAACCTCCAGGATTCGGAAGGTACCATTCAGGTTTACATCCGCCGGGATGATGTTGGGACGGAAACTTACAATACGGTATTCAAGAAGCTTACTGACATTGGCGATATTGTAGGAATCAAAGGACATGTTTTTATTACGGGTACCGGTGAAACAACAGTTTATGCCAAGGAATTTGCACTGCTCAGCAAAACCTTGCGTCCCATACCGGTTCCGAAAGAAGTAGAGACAGAGGATGGAGAAACAAAAGTATATGATGCCTTCACCGATAAAGAACAGCGTTACCGCCAGCGCTATGTAGACCTGATCGTGAACCCCGAGGTTCGGGATGTATTTCGCCAGAGAACCCAAATGGTTCAACACATGCGAAATTTCATGAACAATAAAGGCTACATGGAAGTGGAGACACCCATACTTCAGCCAATCTATGGCGGGGCATCTGCAAAGCCTTTCAAGACCCATCATAATGCACTGGATATGGATCTCTACCTTAGAATAGCCAACGAGTTATACCTCAAGAGATTGATCGTAGGTGGCTATGATGGTGTATATGAATTTTCAAAAGATTTTAGAAATGAGGGACTTTCACGCTTTCACAATCCGGAATTTACACAGGTTGAGCTCTATGTAGCCTATAAAGATTACAACTGGATGATGGATTTCGTTGAAGCGTTGATTGAAAATGTAGCAAAAGAACTTCACGGAACCACTAAAGTCACCGTTGGAGATCATGAGATTGACTTCAAGCGTCCCTGGCCACGCATACCGATGTTTGAGGCTATTGAGAAAGAGACCGGTAAAGACCTCTACGGAAAGGACCTGGACGAACTGAGGAGCGCAGCTGAAGAACTCAATATTGAGCTTGAAGAAGGTTCCGGTAAAGGAAAAATTATTGATGAAATTTTCGGAGAATTTGTAGAACCCAAACTTATTCAGCCAACATTCATAACCGACTATCCTATTGAAATGAGTCCGCTGGCCAAGAAGCACCGCGAAAAAGAAGGACTTGTTGAGCGTTTTGAGTGCATCTGCAACGGTAAAGAGATAGCTAACGCTTTTTCCGAGCTTAATGACCCTGTTGATCAGAAAGAGCGTTTTCAGGAACAAGCCCGGTTACGGAGTGAGGGCGACGAAGAGGCGATGGAGATCGACGAAGATTTTGTGAGAGCTTTGGAATACGGAATGCCCCCTACTGCAGGCCTTGGCATCGGCATAGACCGCCTGGCTATGATCATGACCGATTCCGATTCAATCAGAGATGTCCTATTCTTTCCGCAGATGAAGCCGGAAAAAGAGTAA
- a CDS encoding ABC transporter permease, protein MKFEWYLALRYFKGKRKGSRFLSFIKIMAITGVAVGSAGLLIALSIVHGFKSTIDNKVLGFAPHITISTYSSDPLYRSDTLVTDLTKYEEIENAQAVVYGQAMIQSPQEVTGIFFKGVESQGDVTDLNQYIAEGEFDLRTDSSNMPGIVLGRQMANTLNASIGTILTAYTIEGIPSPLNSPEIQQFRLTGVYQTGIDRFDEIYALVDRRYAQELFRIPGVHASAVEIRLRDNSNIQSFNKELSESLPFPYYTETIYSQYGNIFAWVDLQEETIPFVISVMIIVAAFNLIGTILMMVIERTRDIGILKTIGAQSKKVRKIFLLEGFFVASVGLIIGMGISLLFAWAQSTYQIIPLSEQNYYMSYAPVEPHGLDFIIVAAVTFLLCALASWLPARVASKTDPLKVIAYGR, encoded by the coding sequence ATGAAATTTGAGTGGTATCTGGCACTAAGGTACTTTAAAGGAAAACGGAAAGGCTCCCGCTTTCTCTCCTTCATTAAAATTATGGCTATTACCGGTGTGGCTGTAGGCTCTGCGGGTTTGCTGATTGCACTTTCCATTGTTCACGGTTTTAAGTCAACCATCGATAATAAAGTGCTGGGTTTTGCTCCTCATATTACCATATCAACCTACTCCAGCGATCCGTTGTACCGGTCGGACACTCTTGTCACCGATCTGACTAAATACGAAGAGATTGAAAACGCTCAAGCTGTAGTATATGGCCAGGCGATGATTCAATCACCGCAGGAGGTTACCGGCATCTTTTTTAAAGGCGTAGAGTCACAAGGGGATGTTACAGACCTTAATCAGTATATTGCGGAAGGCGAATTCGATCTGCGCACGGACTCATCTAATATGCCCGGAATCGTTCTCGGTCGTCAGATGGCGAATACACTGAACGCTTCCATAGGTACCATACTGACAGCTTATACTATTGAAGGTATTCCCTCCCCTCTGAACTCTCCCGAGATTCAGCAGTTCAGACTTACGGGAGTTTATCAGACCGGCATTGACCGCTTTGATGAGATCTATGCACTGGTCGACCGGCGCTATGCACAGGAACTGTTTCGAATTCCAGGGGTCCATGCTTCGGCGGTAGAGATAAGACTGCGTGACAATTCGAATATACAGTCCTTCAACAAGGAGCTTTCGGAGAGCCTGCCATTTCCCTATTACACGGAGACGATTTACAGCCAATATGGAAATATTTTTGCCTGGGTTGACCTTCAGGAAGAAACAATCCCTTTTGTTATAAGCGTGATGATCATCGTGGCCGCGTTCAATCTGATTGGAACCATTTTAATGATGGTCATTGAGCGTACCCGCGATATTGGAATACTTAAAACAATTGGAGCACAGAGCAAAAAAGTGCGAAAAATATTTCTACTTGAAGGTTTCTTTGTTGCGAGTGTGGGACTGATTATAGGAATGGGCATCTCACTTCTGTTTGCATGGGCTCAGAGCACTTATCAGATTATTCCGCTCTCAGAACAAAACTATTACATGTCTTACGCGCCGGTAGAACCTCATGGGTTGGACTTCATAATAGTGGCCGCAGTCACCTTTTTACTTTGTGCGCTGGCCTCCTGGCTCCCGGCCCGGGTTGCATCGAAAACAGACCCACTCAAGGTTATTGCTTACGGTAGGTAA
- a CDS encoding M23 family metallopeptidase — protein MSRLVALLLAVALFISCSQDTEKDKALVKGDQLTTDSVATEADTLNEEYDDFGFRVDTAKVQDHEVLKNESLYLILDKFDFSAQEIYAVTQQARDLIDVRSFKPGQRYRIYASLNEGKNEALTRLVWQPNPLDYVVFDWQDSLQIYKSSKIVTTKIETASAEINSSLYETMVMEELSPLLAYKLSEIYAWEIDFFSLRNGDSFQMIYEKKYIDDTFFEIGDIKAASFTHRGETYNAFKFEDENISGYFDEDGNSVQKALLKAPFKFNQRISSGFSHNRFHPVLKRRLPHYGVDYAAPHGTPVLSVGDGTVTESRYRGANGNIVKIRHNSTYETAYLHLSGFASGIKKGRTVKQGQVIGYVGKTGRVTGTHLDYRIYKNDSPVNPLTVDLPSSESIPASSIDNFKSKRDQFLEELDISTASDNGKMLTENEKVSDKET, from the coding sequence ATGTCAAGACTAGTTGCGCTATTGTTAGCGGTCGCTTTATTTATATCCTGTAGCCAAGATACAGAAAAGGATAAAGCTCTTGTGAAAGGCGATCAGTTAACCACTGATTCCGTAGCTACTGAAGCTGATACATTAAATGAAGAGTATGATGATTTCGGTTTTAGAGTAGACACCGCAAAAGTACAGGATCATGAGGTGTTGAAGAACGAAAGCCTCTATCTGATATTGGACAAATTTGATTTCTCTGCCCAGGAAATTTACGCTGTCACACAGCAGGCACGTGACCTTATTGATGTTCGTTCTTTTAAACCCGGACAGCGATACAGAATATACGCCTCCCTAAATGAAGGAAAAAATGAAGCCCTTACCCGTTTGGTTTGGCAGCCTAATCCGCTGGATTATGTAGTCTTTGACTGGCAGGACTCGCTGCAAATTTATAAATCCAGTAAAATTGTAACAACTAAGATAGAAACAGCATCTGCAGAGATCAATAGTTCACTATATGAGACTATGGTGATGGAAGAATTAAGTCCCTTGCTGGCTTACAAACTTTCTGAAATATATGCCTGGGAGATAGATTTTTTCAGCCTTCGCAATGGCGATAGTTTTCAAATGATCTATGAGAAAAAATATATTGATGACACCTTTTTTGAAATTGGAGACATAAAGGCAGCTTCATTTACTCATCGCGGTGAAACCTATAATGCGTTTAAATTCGAAGATGAGAATATTAGTGGGTATTTTGATGAAGACGGCAACAGCGTGCAAAAAGCCCTATTAAAGGCCCCATTTAAGTTTAATCAGCGTATCAGTTCCGGTTTTTCACATAATAGGTTTCATCCGGTTCTAAAGAGAAGGCTACCACATTACGGCGTAGATTATGCCGCACCTCACGGTACTCCTGTACTTTCAGTGGGTGACGGAACAGTTACCGAATCCAGGTATCGTGGTGCCAATGGTAATATTGTCAAAATTCGGCACAACAGTACCTATGAAACGGCCTATTTGCATCTCAGTGGTTTTGCAAGTGGGATCAAGAAAGGCAGAACTGTAAAACAGGGACAGGTTATCGGTTATGTCGGTAAAACGGGACGTGTAACGGGGACCCATCTTGACTATCGAATCTATAAAAATGACAGCCCCGTAAATCCACTGACAGTCGATTTACCTTCCTCGGAATCCATTCCGGCCTCTTCTATAGATAATTTCAAGAGTAAGCGTGATCAATTTCTAGAAGAGCTTGATATTTCAACAGCTTCTGATAATGGTAAGATGCTGACTGAGAACGAAAAAGTCTCAGATAAGGAAACATAG